The Primulina tabacum isolate GXHZ01 chromosome 1, ASM2559414v2, whole genome shotgun sequence genome contains the following window.
ttcgtagattgcgcatcccaatattatatatatgctttctgaatattgacgtaggaagcgcctttgtgaagagatctgatgaattttcacttgattgaatgtgacgaacatcaatacatctattcttctcaagctccttggtgaatgcgaagaacttaggaggaatatgtttagttctgtcgctttttatgtatccttctttcatttgagcaacacatgcagcattatcttcatatagtatcacaggcttctcatcagatgataatccgcatgaaatttggatatgttgggtcattgattttaaccacacacattcacgacttgcttcatgtagtgcaataatctcggcatgatttgatgaagttgttacgagcgtttgtttctgagaacgccaagatattgcagtgcctccacgagtaaatacatatccagtttgggaacgtgccttgtgtgaatcagataagtatccagcatcagcataaccaattatacttggattagcatcttttgaatacaaaagtcccaagtctgtcgttcctcatagataacggaatatatgtttaattccgttccagtgtctctttgttggatatgtgctaaatcttgccaacagattcacggcaaaagatatatcaggccttgtacaatttgtaaggtacataagggcaccgatggtacttagatatggtacttctggaccaagaatatcttcatcatcttcacatggacggaatggatccttttctatgtttaatgatctaacaaccattggagtacttaaaggatttgatttatccatattaaaacgtttaaggatcttttctgtataatttgtctggtgaacaaacattccacattctttttgttcaatttgtaaacccagacaatacttggtttttccaagatccttcatttcaaattcttccttcaagtatgacacaacttcttgaatttccttattcgttccaatgatgtttaaatcatcaacatatacagcaataattacgcatccggatgttgttttcttaatgaaaacacaagggcatattgaattatttacatatccctttttcatcaagtgatcacttagtcgattataccacattcgacctgattgctttaacccatataatgatctttgtaatttcacagaataacattccctgagttttgaactttgtgcttcaggcatcttaaatccttcagggattttcatatatatattactatcaagtgatccatataagtaagctgtaacaacatccataagacgcatttctaaattttcagataccgccaagctaatcaaataccgaaacgtaattgcatccatcaagggagaatacgtttcttcataatcaattccaggcctttgagaaaaaccttgtgcaacaagtcgagctttatatcttactatttcatttttctcatttcgctttcgaataaaaacccatttgtatccaacaggttttacaccttcaggtgtaaggactataggtccaaaaacattacgtttatttagcgaatccaattcaacctggatggcttctttccattttatccaatcctgccgatttttgcattcaccaaaagattttggttcatgatcttcattatcatttatgatgtcgattgccacattataagaaaatatatcatcaatttcatctatatcttttcggttccatatttttccagtattaatataattgatagagatttcatgattctcgtcagtttgtggttctgacagaacattttcatcatcatgtgtttcttcaggaacaccattctctattttgtgatcatcatgtgttttttcagaaacgtcattctttattttgtgatcatcgtgtttctctatgaattttctttttcgaggatttttatccttggaaccgactggccttccacgcttcaggcgtttaatgacatcatgagtatcttccatttgtttctttggaatttcaattcgagcaggggcatttgcagcatgtatatatgatttagttacccattttgtgtctgcaaatgcatctggtatttgatttgctattctttgcaagtgtacaatttgttgtacatctttttcacattgttttgttcttggatccagatgtaacaatgatgatacataccatgtaattttcttttcggtatgtttctgttctccccctaacattgggaagatttcctcattaaaatgacaatcagcaaaacatgctgtaaacacgtcgcctgtctgaggttcaagatatcgaatgattgatggactatcataaccgatataaattccaacctttctttgaggtcccattttctttcgttgcggtggtgcaataggcacatataccatatatccaaaaattctcagatgagaaatgtctggttctttaccaaatgcaagctgcaatggggagtatttatgatatgcacttggtgtgatgcgaattaatgaagcagcgtgtaaaattgcatgtccccacatagaaatagggagctttgttttcataatcattggtctagcaatcatttgcagacgcttaatcaatgattcagccaatccattctgtgtatgtacatgagcaacaggatgctcaacaatgattcccatagacatacaataatcattgaaagtttgggaagtaaattcaccagcattatcaagtctaattttcttgattgtataatcggaaaattgattcctcaattttattatttgagcaagtaatcttgcaaatgcaacatttcgagttgacaataaacatacatgtgaccatctgctggagccatcaatcaataccataaagtatctgaatggtccacatggtggatggattggtccacaaatatcaccctgaatacgttcaagaaacattggtgattcagtttggattttgactgatgatggtcttataataagttttccaagagaacatgttttacattgaaacttattattctgaaagatcttctagtctttcagtggatgaccatgtgtattttctataattcttcgcatcattgttgaactaggatgtcccaatcgatcatgccaattggttaatatcgaagaattatcaactaccatgtttgattcaatgagacttatatgtgtataatgcaatccagtagggagcattggtagtttttcaatcacatatttctttcctgatttatatgtgataagacacatatatttctcattcccttcattcattgtttgagtatatcatacccatgggaatatatatcattaaaactcaacaaatttcttttcgattgtggtgaatataaagcatcattgatcaaaaattttgtaccattaggtaacaaaaattgtgctttaccacatcctttaatcaagtctacaggacctgatattgtattcaccgttgtttttgttggttttagttccaagaaatatcttttatctcggaggatagtgtgcgttgtaccactatcgggtatgcaaacttcagctttgctcatagcattttccatatttgaacttcaaaaaaatatgcaatgaaataaattacttgcaatatatatttaaatataacacaaatcataattatacaataaaacattattctatgaatacatgaaaaatagattattgtacatttatattctaccattatattgttcattttcagagaaatcgttgagaaaatctgcagcatcaatattgttcatttctatcccaccaacatattgatcatttccagagaaatcattcataaaatcaccagcatcaaaatgagttgaatcactcaaacggtcactgcattcagtgaagttggtctccttttctttcccctttaatgattctttataaagtttacaaaggtgctcaggggctcgacaaactttggaccaatgtcctggagtaccacatctgtaacaagaactttcatatctttttgagtgcttctcattaacacttgtattctcatgatgtcttttctgtggatggtttgggacgttcttttgagatgagttataaaaataactatctcgattattttcaaaaccacggccttgaccacgaccacggccaattccacgtccacgtccacgtccacgtccacgtccacgacctcgacctcgacctcgaccaaaaccttgtctttgaatttgattttggtttccaggtttaaattcatttttacttacagcatttacttctggaaatgctgttgatccagtgggtcgggactgataatttctcattaatagctcgttgtttttttccgtcacaagaagacaggcgatgagttcagaatatctcgcgaatccacgtactctatattgttgctgtagagtaatatttgatgcatgaaacgtggaaaatgttttttcaagcatctcagattctgtgacctcatgtccacaaaattttaattgcgagattattctatacatcgccgaattgtaatcactgacttttttaaagtcttggaatctcaatgtatttcattcatcccgggcggtcggaagtataacttctcttatatgttcgaatctttcttttaatcccttccacaaagccatgggattttttacaatcagatattcacatttcaatccatcgtcgagatgtcgacgcaaaaatatcatggctcttgccttttcttgtgacgtgcatatgccattttctttaatggtctcgcttagacccaatgactcaagatgcatttctacatctagagtccatggcatataattctttcccgtgatgtcgagcgcaacaaattcgagctttgttaaatttgacatggtggtactaaaaaaaattacgatgcattttattagttaataattattgcaatacaaagtaacggataaacaacaagtacaagtatttgtaaaaataaagaaaacacacgaggagaatattctccgataaataaaagactcgtgagtatgataaccaaaataattaaaaataaccttgagaaagccatcttcttttttcttcgaaaaatttgatgatgaataatttttagagaagaagagaaagttggagtgatggaatgtgtttgtgagatcatatttatagggcaaaaactagccgttttttaccatttatgaccgttggggtacaaaaaaaataaaggtatgtatttgtataattttatggtaataatatgatatatataatattagacatgtttaaataattatgtatatcatatcataatattataatgagtgtcataatttattttgtttaaaaaccttataggcttttatacttgtcgtatcccttaccgggagtgtgggatgtcgtcttaacatcctcccaggatttataacaagtttatgaaaaatttatttttattatttctaataataacattatattgtatattaaataaatacacaataaataaataacagtaaaataaatataattattttttttacctttttcttctgtttggagcttggaaaagtatgtaggacttttagagcttcgtgctgataacgtgttgtgaaaaagtaaaaatttatggtaaaaagtaaaaatctcaaactctcaaaatttaccaaactacacactttataatatttttctctctactcaattgtgattttcttcacaaatgagagatctatttataggaaatctttacaaataatccaaaaataaaatacatcattacctacatcatcacacactaattttcaatatttacaactcttattttcaacattcaaatattcaatacacacattttaaatatatttttcaacaataattaaatattaaaaccaGCCCAAATATAACAAAAATGTAGATagtcaaaataatataaaataacacaaaatgaTCTTTGACTTGGCTAATGTTGAGCAGCCCAAAAATTGATCCCAAATGAGCTTACATCACAATTCACGCTGTTTTTtatatcataataaaaaattataacttttttaaaaattatgtccAACGTTTTAAATGAGCTTTTTTCATGTATGAAACATCATTGTGGGGGATTCTTTGTTCGGGTTCAGTCGGTGTTACAGTCGAAAACATGAACTTAGCTATATCGAGTGTCATGTGTGTTTGTGTGGGTAGGGTGTCAATATAAATTACCACCACAGTGTGAGTAAAGACAGCAGATTAATGAAATGTACAAAATGattcaatcaaataacacatcaaTACTCGTAAATTTAAATACAAAACTATGCTAaaagaaataaacaaaacaaacagTATTTTCAAATCAAACACCTTGTTCCTCCTCAAAATTTACATCGTAATTCTTGAAAATCCATAGAGAAATATCCTCGAGCTTCAAAGCAGCGTAGAGGTTGAAAGCAATTTCTTCATATAGACACCTTGGCAGACATAAACGGTGAGCAAGAAATATATTTTCCATCCTCCCCGTTAGTGTAGAGAACTTTCTACCATTTTAAATGGACCCGATTTTTGGAGGCTTGTAAACAAAAACAATGAAAAAGAAACGGCAATAAGGATGACTTTCAAAAGTTAACAATCGGAAACTCATTTAAGCAGTAAAATATATGTATAACTTATACATATCGGAGAGTGTAAATGAAAGGCAGGCAGAAGGATGAATTCAGGTACTGATACACACCTTTTTCAGAGGAACTTTCGAACTGGTTGCTGCAGGTTTTAGTATCTCAAAAGAACACACTAGCGACTCGTCAACACTCAAAAGAGCCCCAACATTGTCAAACTCTCCACCATAGTTGGGAGCGGAAAATATAGTTACGAGCTTTCTCTTTGCAAAGAATTCATATCCATCCTCCACTACCTGTAGTTAAAATTTCATCTGTTTGTAAATATTCTTTTAAGagattgatttgatatgaaaacaaaaaaataaaaaaataaaaccaaaCAGTCAGCTGCTATACCCCAAAAAAagtcaagaaaaaaataatatacctGATGACCACGGCAAATCAAGTCTAActcatttttttccaaaaactCAGCTACTGCATCTGGCCCAAATGTACAAGAAACCCCTCTATCACTATCAGACCAACCACGTATCCGAGGATCTGGATCAGACCAGAGCAAATCACATAGCAGCCCACCGTCTGGAATGTCAGTGGGCCTTTGAATATCATTTATCTGATCCAACTGTTTTAGCTCAGGGGAAATTCCACCGTGCATGCAAAGTATCTTCTCATCAATGAGTGCGGAAACAGGTAAACAGTTAAAGCACTCAGTGAATATCTTCCAAAGTCTAACATTGAATCTCCTCTTGCACTCGTCATAGAATCCATAAATACGGTTGATTTTGGCATCTTCGTGGTTGCCtctcaaaagaaaaattttgtcaGGGTGCTTTATCTTGTAAGCCAACAACAAGCATATTGTCTCCAGACTTTGCTTGCCCCGATCAACATAATCTCcaagaaataaataatttgcAGCAGGGGGATATCCACCGTACTCAAATAGCCTCAACAGATCTTGATACTGACCGTGTATGTCACctggaagaaaaaatttcaaTCATGACTACAAACTAAAGAAAAGGAATCAAAGGTGAGAATATACTCAGGCTGTGGAGATGATTACTAATATCATAGCACGATTACTTTATAAAGTACCGGAAAGAATCAAATAGCGGCTGAACACTTCAGAATCTCTAGTTTTGAACCCataaaaaatcaaaagaaacaaCAATCGCCAAGTAATATAAATGGAAATTTCTAATACTGCGTTCAGATGGAAATATATCATCTGAATAATAGATTTGgaaaaatgaatttgaaatGTCTCAATATTTGAGAATTGGAAATCTCTTggtttgttttaaaaattaacttaaattGAAGTGGAAGGATTTAAAATCCATCGATCTAAAAATTACCCTAACAAATTAAACAGATTGGTATTgaggatttaaaattcaaacCCATGAATTCCTTCCATCCAAATGAACCCTAGGAAAATTTATACGCCTCTATGAAATCAGTGAATGAACACTGCagcaaaaataaattatgaattcATGTTAGAAGAAAGTCGTTATCAAACAACGTTGATAATTATATCTTAGCAGTCATTTGACCTCTCGATAATGATCTAGGACACCTATCATAAAATTACTTACATATGATGAGTAAGTAAGAAATTATTTCATACCAAACGTATTCATAAGACACATATGATGATTATCATCTATGCATCAGTTTCAGAAAGATAAAAGTTGTAGAATTTCGATAAGAATTCTCCCAGAAATTATAATAAGCACTTTATCAATACATtcaaagaaaatttacaatttaATACGGGGCTGAATTAAGAAAACGCTAACGCTCCGTCATGTACCAACCAATCTATGAAGGAAACTATCTATATTAGTGTCGGTCATGACATAGAGCCAGATATAACATCTATATCTAAATTGAGTTGTACGCTTCCGACGAGTTCAAATAAGATAGAACATGACGAAATACAGCTTCCAACAAGGTGTTTATAATTAGCCAATGGCAGTTTTACTCTCCTAATTTCCTATATTTCTTAGCATGTTAGTATCCTCGAAACATCATCAAAAACATTTCCAATTTTTAATATGCATGGAGGAACTTTTGATAGCATCAATGGCTACCCACAGAAGCAAAAAAGAATATCAAGAATACTTATTTCATTCAGCAAATGACTGTAGACAAGTTTTGACCAGGGACAACTAGTTTTTCTTTCACTACACCAACTATACTCGTTTTTGCTCTAACAATCCTACATTATTATTGAAACCGATTCAAAATATTATCTCGTACCATCATCATAAAAGCAAACGAAAAGGAAAATTAAGTTATCAAACATAAATTTATGTGATTGTAGAACCAAAAAAATTTATCTAGATTAACCAATTCCAATTTCAACAAAGAATCAAATATCCCAGTTTACAACACTGAACAACATGATCGAATTTCTCCCCAGCAAACCAAAATTCATCAAATCTCCAACATCAAAAGCATATCCTTGATCCTGTAAATCAAAATTCCAAAACCAAGATCTACATTATTAAACACAATTTTCCCGTAAATATTTCCCAAAAACGGAATCCATCCCAACATAGACATACAAGCTAAAAAGTCGATTGATTGACCGATTAAGACATTATGCTCCGCATAAAAATCAATCAGAAGAAAAGGGCCcgataagaaaagaaaataggATACCACAGATCCTGATTGGAGCCCTGAGCTGAAGCAGACAAGGCTGAGATAGGAAGATTTGGCGAGCCGAGACGCATAGCTGGCGAATCTCCGTCTCCGAAAGCTGAACCTGCTTCCCCCCTTTCCCTTCAAGCAACCGCCTGATTATGTCATCCAACACCCCTCCCTCCATCATCCCTTCCATTGTCATCATCTTCTGAATTCTCTATTCGATCAAAAATTGAAGCATCCTCTGTTGCTAGAAATGGAGAGAGATTCCTGATTGGGTCATTTGCCCATGTCACCAGCCTATAATGCGGGTTCTCCTATTTTCTTCGGTGGAGAAAACGAACATATGATTTTAATATTCTCGAATTAATAATGGAATGTGGCTTCTGATCttaattgatttttttactatttttttttatatccgcgtctatttttattgtaataataataataaatattaaatatctattttttattaatcaGTATACATTTGTTATGACAatctaataatattattataattagtGCGCTTTAAGTTcgcctaatttttttttaaaatatttattttatttttaattcataATAGTTTTATATTTCTGATTCAATATATAGTAATATTAATTtctgttttaaatatttattcgtTGTTTTCAAATCCTAAAATTTGACATGCATAGATATAAAATGCCAGTTACTAATTGCAAATTTATTTTTAGTCATATGTCCCAAACattccaatatttttttattaaaaattttattaactCTTAAATCGGTGCTTGCttacttatttatttaaaataaaaaattgttttttcaataaacagaaaaataaaagacataaataagaaaaaacaataTTGTGTTAGATGTAATCTTTACTAATTTATcaaaaaatctatttttagaaatataaacaaaaaactgGAACAGCATTCATTCTTTACCtttatttattaaacaaaagaccatcaaaaatgaaattcaaacgttttgattttcaaaattgaatataccaaaataatttttttactatTTGGATGGGTGATGAATGTAATGTCTGGTTTATCGTACAAATGATTAATGTGTTTATGTCGGTCGTTATGCGCTTACTTGATTCATTATGATTTATATGAATGATGTCGCTAGTGCTCCTTGTATTATGCATATGGACCTATTGACATCGATTGAGATATTGATATTAAGATTGTATATTGTTTCTATGTTGTttatggtgtattgagaatgaatatgtaTCTAAATAGAAATAGTAAGATTTGTAGATAAAGTAGTGTAATAAAAGTTGGTATTGAAAtgtaggaaatgagatgaaaaatatgatagtTCTTACGGTTTTTCGCATAATTATCTGAATATGAATCACACTGATAGGAGGCCAAATTCACTAGAAatccaagaagtagagttacaacttttatgttttaaattttgttc
Protein-coding sequences here:
- the LOC142544193 gene encoding serine/threonine-protein phosphatase PP1 encodes the protein MMTMEGMMEGGVLDDIIRRLLEGKGGKQVQLSETEIRQLCVSARQIFLSQPCLLQLRAPIRICGDIHGQYQDLLRLFEYGGYPPAANYLFLGDYVDRGKQSLETICLLLAYKIKHPDKIFLLRGNHEDAKINRIYGFYDECKRRFNVRLWKIFTECFNCLPVSALIDEKILCMHGGISPELKQLDQINDIQRPTDIPDGGLLCDLLWSDPDPRIRGWSDSDRGVSCTFGPDAVAEFLEKNELDLICRGHQVVEDGYEFFAKRKLVTIFSAPNYGGEFDNVGALLSVDESLVCSFEILKPAATSSKVPLKKPPKIGSI